Proteins from one Cicer arietinum cultivar CDC Frontier isolate Library 1 chromosome 3, Cicar.CDCFrontier_v2.0, whole genome shotgun sequence genomic window:
- the LOC101497862 gene encoding protein GRAVITROPIC IN THE LIGHT 1-like has protein sequence MLPTGAKETQLRESNSQKVHPQPMEEAMNQNPEAVETLVSKIFTNISSLKSAYIQLQAAHTPYDPDKIHTADKLVISELKNLSELKHFYRENNPKPVCVSPQDSRLAAEIQEQQSLLKTYEVMVKKFQSEIQNKDSEIHQLQQQIEEASQKRAKLEKNLKLRGLSSKESEDGNGFFPVDLTPDLFTTSVEAAAKAIHDFSKPLINMMKAAGWDLDAAANSIEPNVVYAKRAHKKYAFESYICQRMFGCFENESFSVKSDNIIVDKESFFHQFLALREMDPLDMLGQNPDSIFGKFCRSKYVVVVHPKMEASFFGNLDQRNYVMGGGHPRTPFYQAFLKLAKSIWLLHKLAYSFEPNVKVFQVKGGSEFSDVYMESVVKNLIMDDSDEKPKVGLMVMPGFSIGGSVIQSKVYLSGVKVAE, from the coding sequence ATGCTACCCACTGGAGCAAAAGAGACCCAATTACGTGAGAGCAACAGCCAGAAGGTCCACCCCCAACCAATGGAAGAAGCCATGAACCAGAATCCAGAAGCTGTGGAAACCCTAGTTTCTAAAATTTTCACAAATATCTCTTCTCTGAAGTCTGCTTATATCCAATTGCAAGCTGCTCATACTCCCTATGATCCTGATAAAATCCACACTGCTGATAAACTTGTTATTAGTGAGCTGAAAAATCTATCTGAACTCAAGCATTTCTACAGGGAAAACAACCCAAAGCCCGTTTGCGTTTCTCCCCAAGACTCGCGTTTAGCTGCAGAAATTCAAGAACAACAGAGCCTCCTGAAAACCTACGAGGTCATGGTTAAGAAATTTCAGTCTGAAATTCAGAATAAAGATTCAGAGATCCATCAACTGCAACAGCAGATTGAGGAGGCTAGTCAGAAGCGAGCAAAACTAGAAAAAAATCTGAAGCTTAGAGGTTTGTCAAGCAAAGAATCCGAAGATGGAAATGGATTTTTCCCTGTTGATCTAACTCCAGATCTCTTTACCACTTCTGTGGAAGCAGCTGCGAAAGCAATTCATGATTTTTCAAAACCTTTGATCAACATGATGAAAGCGGCTGGGTGGGACCTTGATGCTGCTGCTAACTCAATTGAACCCAATGTTGTTTATGCGAAGAGAGCTCATAAGAAATATGCATTCGAGTCTTACATATGCCAAAGAATGTTTGGTTGCTTCGAGAACGAAAGCTTCTCTGTCAAATCAGACAATATTATAGTTGACAAAGAGAGCTTCTTCCACCAATTTCTTGCTTTAAGGGAGATGGATCCTTTGGACATGCTAGGGCAAAATCCAGATTCAATTTTTGGAAAATTTTGCAGGAGCAAATATGTAGTCGTAGTTCATCCAAAAATGGAAGCATCATTCTTCGGAAATTTAGATCAGAGAAATTACGTGATGGGTGGAGGGCATCCAAGGACTCCGTTTTACCAGGCTTTTCTGAAACTGGCCAAGTCGATTTGGCTTCTACACAAATTAGCTTATTCTTTTGAGCCAAATGTCAAGGTATTTCAGGTTAAAGGAGGGAGTGAATTCTCCGATGTTTACATGGAAAGCGTGGTCAAGAATCTGATAATGGATGACAGTGATGAAAAGCCAAAAGTTGGATTGATGGTTATGCCTGGATTTTCTATTGGGGGAAGTGTGATTCAGAGTAAAGTTTACCTCTCTGGTGTGAAGGTAGCTGAATGA
- the LOC101501913 gene encoding vacuolar-processing enzyme gamma-isozyme-like, translated as MNHKNKYWVALVASIWMSVTVTVLEGLRPMSNQEESLTGKKWALLVAGSSGYENYRHQADICHAYQILKKGGLKDENIIVFMYDDIAYNVQNPRPGVLINHPNGPDVYYGVPKDIYQATNHVTLQGMTLPKQIGPFATLTFSLPNGGLLYGNDFVDALKKKHAAKSYQKMVIYMEACDAGSMFEGLLPNDINIYVTTASNTNENSYAFYCPDLYPAPPPEYNICLGDTYSIAWMEDSSRNDMTKETLKQQYETVRRRTLINNADQYSHVVEYGDMKINNDSLVTYIGADPANVIDDYGSYLNVVPTNVNDNFNVTSTTMTPTKDVGQRDARLIHLMHKLQSASDGSEDKLKAQKELEVEIAHREYVDKSVHMISSILFGEEKGSTIIVDVRASGQPLVDDWDCLKTFMKTYESHCGTLSSYGRKYSRAFANMCNAGISEKQMIAASTQACRERI; from the exons atgaatcacAAGAACAAATACTGGGTTGCATTGGTAGCCTCAATTTGGATGAGTGTAACAGTGACAGTGTTAGAAGGTTTGCGCCCCATGTCTAATCAAGAAGAGTCTCTAACAGGGAAGAAGTGGGCCCTACTAGTTGCTGGATCTAGTGGTTATGAGAATTATAGGCACCAAGCTGATATTTGTCATGCCTATCAAATACTAAAAAAAGGTGGCCTTAAAGATGAAAACATTATAGTTTTCATGTACGATGACATTGCATACAATGTACAAAACCCAAGACCTGGCGTTTTAATCAATCATCCAAATGGTCCTGATGTTTATTATGGAGTTCCCAAG GATATATACCAGGCAACAAACCATGTAACTCTTCAAGGAATGACTCTTCCCAAGCAAATAGGTCCCTTCGCCACTCTCACTTTCA GCTTGCCAAATGGGGGTTTACTTTATGGCAATGATTTCGTAGATGCGTTGAAGAAGAAACATGCTGCTAAATCTTACCAAAAGATG GTGATATACATGGAAGCATGTGATGCTGGGAGCATGTTTGAAGGGCTTCTTCCAAATGATATAAACATTTATGTGACTACAGCTTCAAATACAAATGAGAATAGTTATGCATTTTACTGCCCAGACTTATATCCTGCTCCACCGCCTGAGTATAATATATGTTTGGGAGATACATATAGCATTGCTTGGATGGAAGACAG TAGCAGAAATGACATGACAAAAGAAACTTTGAAACAACAATATGAAACA GTTCGTAGGAGAACATTAATAAACAATGCAGATCAATATTCTCATGTGGTGGAATATGGTGATATGAAGATCAACAATGATTCTTTAGTTACATACATCGGTGCAGACCCTGCTAATGTCATCGATGACTATGGATCATACCTTAATGTAGTCCCTACTAATGTTAATGATAATTTCAATGTCACTAGCACTACTATGACTCCAACAAAGGATGTTGGCCAAAGGGATGCTCGTTTAATTCACCTTATGCACAag CTGCAAAGTGCTTCAGATGGTTCTGAAGACAAGTTAAAAGCTCAAAAGGAGTTAGAAGTTGAAATTGCTCATAGGGAATATGTAGACAAAAGTGTTCATATGATAAGTAGTATATTGTTTGGGGAAGAGAAAGGTTCCACCATAATAGTCGATGTTCGTGCATCCGGCCAACCTCTTGTTGATGATTGGGATTGCTTAAAGACATTT ATGAAAACTTATGAGAGTCATTGTGGGACTTTATCAAGCTATGGAAGGAAATACTCAAGAGCCTTTGCTAATATGTGTAATGCTGGTATTTCTGAGAAGCAAATGATAGCAGCATCAACACAAGCTTGTCGAGAGAGAATATAA